One Symphalangus syndactylus isolate Jambi chromosome 9, NHGRI_mSymSyn1-v2.1_pri, whole genome shotgun sequence DNA segment encodes these proteins:
- the LOC134731482 gene encoding LOW QUALITY PROTEIN: uncharacterized protein (The sequence of the model RefSeq protein was modified relative to this genomic sequence to represent the inferred CDS: deleted 2 bases in 2 codons) — MVLGVQLHSQTASRAFAGRRGPRATAPEQTQAAPVSSSPSAFSQRGDPHPRQPHLTVPLRSEETVEDRVAPGAARSQGDLEEYGNLASRGDAAPGEVRPPEGCRCQQVSSAQASPPQPGPDPCLAPGARTVPSAKGLRSRKWPPQCPTRQHGVGSGSVSIRLCGAGCEEDCPIPLSSRSGTFLPADFAEDAAPWSGAENRSRPPRSCWVVEKVEGGQVLSATVKIKIIIIKNEWVSNLSSEVLSSLCEATELTAGRTPIVTGTSDEGAPSSGWRVGQQQQPGFRQWGEMRAPGAPQVEEAQDASSGFAQGCSRNAYILFSSIPHPDMSTPPHFKEKTSSLTSALASGTVAPAPPYPSLEAFPEEERESNADTCPQRSPGPPRGRNLSPGNGGIH, encoded by the exons ATGGTGCTCGGTGTCCAGCTTCACTCCCAAACCGCATCCCGAGCGTTTGCGGGGCGGAGGGGCCCCAGGGCGACGGCTCCGGAACAGACCCAGGCGGCTCCGGTCAGCAGCAGCCCCTCT GCTTTCTCACAGCGCGGGGACCCCCATCCCCGCCAGCCCCATCTCACTGTCCCTCTCAGGTCC GAGGAGACCGTGGAGGACCGCGTGGCACCAGGAGCTGCCAGGAGCCAGGGCGACTTAGAAGAATACGGGAACCTGGCGTCCCGCGGGGACGCAGCCCCAGGAGAGGTGAGGCCACCCGA GGGCTGCCGCTGCCAGCAGGTGAGCTCAGCCCAGGCGTCCCCTCCGCAACCAGGCCCGGATCCCTGCCTGGCTCCCGGAGCCCGGACTGTGCCTTCCGCAAAAGGGCTGCGCTCTAG AAAGTGGCCTCCACAGTGCCCTACCAGGCAGCATGGAGTCGGCAGTGGCAGCGTTTCTATCCGACTCTGCGGGGCTGGATGTGAAGAGGACTGTCCCATCCCGCTGTCCTCCAGGAGCGGGACCTTTCTCCCCGCAGACTTTGCTGAAGACGCGGCCCCCTGGTCAGGGGCAGAAAACAGATCCAGGCCGCCCCGCTCCTGCTGGGTGGTGGAGAAGGTGGAGGGCGGGCAGGTGCTAAGTGCtactgtgaaaataaaaatcatcataATAAAGAACGAATGGGTTTC GAATTTGAGCTCAGAGGTGTTGAGCAGCCTGTGCGAGGCCACAGAGCTCACAGCAGGAAGGACGCCCATAGTGACAGGGACATCTGACGAGGGAGCGCCCTCCTCTGGCTGGAGGgtggggcagcagcagcagccaggctTCAGGCAATGGGGTGAAATGAGGGCCCCGGGAGCTCCCCAGGTGGAAGAAGCACAG GATGCAAGTTCTGGATTCGCACAAGG ATGCAGCAGAAATGCCTACATTCTGTTCAGCTCCATTCCGCATCCTGATATGTCTACCCCACCCCACTTTAAGGAGAAAACCAGCTCA CTGACGTCTGCCTTGGCCAGTGGCACTGTGGCCCCAGCACCACCTTACCCATCTTTAGAAGCTTTTCC AGAAGAGGAGCGAGAGTCCAACGCCGACACATGTCCACAAAGGTCCCCTGGTCCACCAAGAGGGAGAAACTTGTCACCAGGCAACGGTGGCATACACTGA